In Kazachstania africana CBS 2517 chromosome 4, complete genome, the following are encoded in one genomic region:
- the UBP7 gene encoding ubiquitin-specific protease UBP7 (similar to Saccharomyces cerevisiae UBP7 (YIL156W) and UBP11 (YKR098C); ancestral locus Anc_5.712), whose amino-acid sequence MESISLQHLVANSDELTKLVVSIYNSKIKPIYKQLLTLRPIDLLEYTEQLFEYFLKGNTDSLDSFIIGYFYISLVIPTSHAMIKSSNNDYIAIYQDLKKYYESQPNLSDLLFIIRSESENILQSFDVDAPSSHSQHEEDNTADSSTTIWQAPFLEPNDQLKLAIISSESELESETEVEAEIDINANESKYTNFINDKTINDEDTYLKHLYEECFITPHELFSILSNPSDRLKILIIDLRLSRYFNLQTIRSPNLIKFDPIELWNNRDQTPVLHRTSLFSNPLFQKIDLFSYIIIYSDNETTTAFESFEYNFSFFKLLMSSSMKVTPNFLLGGFEKWEQLISSYSEQYGIETSNYIFTNNKRFTEPPSWNPPPVPHEIRKRPPPPPPPNLPSRTYSTRHTQGYREQQQQQQQHHHNHRPKRIVTRYTKYGLPHLPHSSNLYVQLSISGLRNLGNTCYINSMLQCLFATTAFRNLFLSNRYKEYIGTKVDPHLSNSFHILFRKMYLNGGCAVIPVLFLKTCNFLRPDLRIPDVQQDTQEFLILLLDQLHNELKSNQDRLVSEHPDLIEYDTDSMDVENANEYKKWFAESLENEGLSLIHEIFQGQLENSLECQRCNYTSTNYSNFCTLSLSIPNKRRKFRKLVDLEDCISLFIENEMLTGENAWNCPKCSSSSNNNTSKRKSRGFFKFSKHKNRSHNDLTFSEYNHNSSSDDVKFSKKKLVTRKSTSFIKLPNLLIIHLSRFSMSGLLDKNNTDIAYPAILTITLKNKEKCRFKLYGVVNHFGNLNNGHYTSLINKEPSHDLNPQRQKWFYFDDETVKQQFNYFDLDKNVNRISSSDVYVLFYEKIIE is encoded by the coding sequence ATGGAATCCATTAGTTTACAGCATCTCGTAGCAAATAGTGATGAACTGACCAAATTAGTTGTATCTATTTATAACAGTAAGATAAAACCGATTTATAAGCAGCTGCTGACGCTGAGACCGATAGATCTACTAGAATATACCGAACAGTTATTCGAGTATTTTCTAAAGGGTAATACAGATTCTTTAGATTCTTTCATAATTGGCTATTTCTATATCAGTTTGGTTATACCGACCTCCCATGCAATGATAAAATCCAGTAATAACGATTATATTGCTATTTATCAggatttgaagaaatattacGAGTCACAGCCCAACCTAAGTGATCTTCTGTTCATAATTAGGAGCGAatcagaaaatattttgcagAGTTTTGACGTAGATGCTCCTTCTTCTCATTCCCAACACGAGGAAGACAATACTGCTGATTCATCAACAACTATATGGCAAGCCCCATTTCTAGAGCCGAATGACCAGCTAAAACTTGCGATAATTTCATCAGAGTCTGAATTAGAGTCCGAAACTGAGGTTGAGGCTGAAATTGACATTAATGCAAATGAGAGCAAATATACGAACTTTATTAATGACAAGACGATTAACGACGAAGATACATATTTGAAGCACCTTTATGAAGAATGCTTCATTACTCCACATGAATTATTCTCAATATTATCGAACCCTTCTGACAGATTAAAAATACTGATTATTGATTTGAGGTTATCGcgatatttcaatttacaaACTATTAGATCACCAAACTTGATTAAATTTGATCCCATAGAACTTTGGAACAATCGTGATCAGACACCTGTTCTACATAGAACCAGTTTGTTTTCAAATCCacttttccaaaaaattgactTATTCTCCTACATTATTATCTACTCTGACAACGAGACAACAACCGCTTTTGAATCGTTTGAATATaatttcagttttttcaaactACTAATGTCGTCTTCTATGAAAGTGACCCCCAATTTCCTATTAGGTGGTTTTGAGAAATGGGAACAATTAATTTCGAGCTACTCAGAACAGTATGGTATCGAAACTAGTAACTATATCTTCaccaataataaaagattcACAGAGCCACCATCGTGGAATCCCCCACCTGTACCTCATGAGATTAGGAAAAGGCCACCTCCACCTCCACCACCCAACTTACCTTCGCGTACATATAGTACAAGGCATACTCAAGGATATCGagaacaacaacaacaacaacaacaacacCATCATAACCATCGTCCTAAAAGAATAGTAACCCGATATACCAAATATGGCCTACCGCATTTGCCGCACTCATCAAATCTATACGTCCAGTTATCAATAAGCGGCCTTCGAAACCTTGGTAACACATGCTATATCAATAGCATGTTACAATGCTTATTTGCAACGACCGCCTTCAGGAATCTATTTTTAAGCAACAGATACAAGGAATATATTGGGACTAAGGTAGACCCACATCTTTCAAActcttttcatattttaTTCAGAAAGATGTATTTGAACGGGGGTTGTGCTGTTATACCTGTTCTATTTCTAAAGACATGCAATTTTCTCAGGCCTGATTTAAGGATACCTGATGTACAGCAAGATACCCAAGAGTTTCTTATTTTACTTCTTGATCAGCTAcataatgaattaaaatctAATCAAGACAGGCTAGTCAGCGAACATCCAGATTTAATTGAATATGATACTGATAGTATGGATGTTGAAAATGCCAATGAATACAAAAAATGGTTCGCAGAGTCATTAGAAAATGAGGGGCTTTCGCTGATacatgaaattttccaagGCCAATTAGAGAACTCACTTGAATGCCAGCGTTGTAATTATACTTCAACGAATTATTCAAACTTCTGTACCCTATCACTCTCAATTCCAaacaagagaagaaaatttagaaaactTGTAGACTTGGAAGATTGCATATCATtgtttattgaaaatgaaatgttaACGGGTGAAAATGCCTGGAATTGTCCAAAATGTTCCAGTAgttcaaataataacacATCTAAACGTAAGAGCAGAggctttttcaaattttctaagCATAAAAATAGGTCTCACAACGACTTGACATTTTCAGAATATAACCATAATAGTAGTAGCGATGATGTTAAGTTTAGTAAGAAGAAGTTAGTCACCAGAAAATCGACAAGTTTTATAAAACTACCAAATCTTTTGATCATTCatctttcaagattttcTATGAGTGGCTTGCTAGATAAGAATAACACAGACATAGCATATCCAGCAATCCTGACAATAACTTTgaagaacaaagaaaagtGCAGATTCAAACTATATGGTGTAGTGAATCATTTTggtaatttgaataatggaCATTATACCTCTTTAATCAATAAGGAACCATCGCATGACCTGAATCCACAACGTCAAAAATGGTTTTATTTTGACGATGAAACTGTTAAGCAACAGttcaattattttgatCTCGATAAGAATGTGAATAGAATATCGAGTAGCGACGTATATGTTTTATTTTACGAAAAGATAATAGAATAG
- the ATG44 gene encoding mitofissin (similar to Saccharomyces cerevisiae YIL156W-B; ancestral locus Anc_5.714), whose translation MTLLGKTVHITADLILVATCLAGIRRNTGLTPNLRYVKNDSIRDYTARYLKFGESCYDYSVAKIGASKYFSRK comes from the exons ATGACTCTT CTGGGGAAAACCGTTCACATCACGGCTGATCTGATTCTGGTAGCAACTTGTCTGGCAGGCATAAGAAGAAATACGGGACTGACGCCAAATTTAAGATATGTAAAGAATGACTCAATAAGAGATTATACGGCTCGATATTTGAAGTTCGGTGAATCCTGCTATGATTATTCTGTGGCAAAGATTGGTGcgtcaaaatatttctcaaGGAAGTAG
- the COA1 gene encoding Coa1p (similar to Saccharomyces cerevisiae YIL157C; ancestral locus Anc_5.715), producing the protein MLRTLSRSKQSSNILALLKSSNSVYSRSFITTGARLNVEKPPLRIERELPNPFADRKKHMWQLVGFSVTMALTLSLIFNYEKTQNPIIDTTLHQLRGSNITRNILGENIQFDGLVPWVYGKLNPVAGKVDIKFYIKGTKDKVGTIKLIADRNNHNEEFLIHEWSLTVDDQKYDLLTENLTIN; encoded by the coding sequence ATGCTAAGAACGCTATCGAGATCAAAGCAATCTAGTAACATTCTGGCATTGCTTAAGTCAAGCAATTCTGTTTACTCACGAAGTTTTATTACCACAGGTGCTCGTCTCAATGTAGAGAAGCCCCCATTGAGAATAGAACGAGAATTGCCAAATCCTTTTGCTGATCGTAAAAAACATATGTGGCAATTGGTGGGGTTTTCTGTAACAATGGCTCTCACTCTGTCTCTAATTTTCAACTATGAAAAGACACAGAATCCAATTATAGATACGACGTTACATCAGTTACGTGGATCTAATATTACACGTAATATCTTAGgtgaaaatattcaatttgatGGCTTGGTTCCTTGGGTCTATGGGAAATTGAATCCAGTGGCTGGAAAGGTCgatattaaattttatattaaGGGAACTAAAGACAAGGTAGGAACTATCAAATTGATTGCTGACAGAAATAATCATAATGAGGAATTCCTAATTCATGAATGGAGTTTAACTGTTGACGATCAGAAATATGATCTTCTTACAGAAAATTTAACCATAAATTGA
- the AIM20 gene encoding Aim20p (similar to Saccharomyces cerevisiae YIL158W and SKG1 (YKR100C); ancestral locus Anc_5.716) gives MGNVSRAVGCAVGIPCGVGVILALILWARLQRRFRKEEIKDKDLENEIYNEDSLININNINTWKVDYLETTNKTSNSVDSSEDSVSDEKKGVENIAMSSYVPAYRKNIQTFHLNGAKHYYKPIDSNPRELHNNDADSHPEHGRKLSVYDQMVPIISDKLYDSYSENTIIITHDNQSNISGQTKEGLIKNLYSQDFGSYYPRKSTTSLTAKTNTIFPSSNVSTTTIESTSVDPALVPSIISQLKAANNDNQASLIQEEDQYENEFTNYAENKREFIRNLTPKVD, from the coding sequence ATGGGAAATGTGTCGAGAGCAGTTGGTTGTGCTGTAGGAATTCCTTGTGGTGTTGGTGTCATACTGGCGCTAATACTATGGGCAAGATTACAAAGAAGATTTAGaaaggaagaaataaaagataaagaccttgaaaatgaaatctaTAATGAAGACTCACTaattaatatcaataatataaatacgTGGAAAGTTGATTACCTAGAAACTACAAATAAGACAAGCAATTCGGTAGACTCTTCGGAAGATTCTGTCtctgatgaaaagaaaggtGTAGAAAATATAGCAATGAGTTCATATGTTCCTGCGTATCGTAAAAACATTCAAACTTTCCATTTAAATGGTGCAAAACATTATTATAAACCTATAGATTCAAACCCAAGAGAGCTTCATAATAACGATGCAGATAGCCACCCGGAACATGGCAGAAAATTGAGTGTATATGATCAAATGGTACCGATAATATCAGATAAGTTGTACGACAGTTATTCagaaaatacaataataattacACATGACAACcaatcaaatatatcgGGTCAGACAAAAGAGGGTCTTATTAAGAATTTATATAGCCAAGACTTTGGTTCATACTATCCTCGTAAGTCTACGACGTCACTGACGGCAAAGACAAATACTATTTTTCCATCATCGAATGTTTCAACTACTACAATAGAAAGTACATCAGTTGATCCAGCATTAGTCCCATCAATAATAAGCCAACTGAAGGCTGCAAATAATGACAATCAAGCATCTCTAATACAAGAGGAGGACCAATATGAAAACGAATTTACCAATTATgcagaaaataaaagagaatttattagaaatttaACACCAAAAGTGGATTGA